ATTATACAATGATAAGTAAAGAACAAACCAGAAGTGGGCGGCCATTGATTTCTCTGGAGTATGTTTTGTTGTCTTGATTAGTTAAAACGTCGTAAGCTGCTTGAGGTGGCAATCCTAATGTAAATTCCATTTCTATACTGGAAAAGCTATCAATATTATGGTCTGTATGCACCttcaaatataagaaaatataaatgaaaattatggATCATTTCATAGTTctattatatagatatatagatcGAGGcaaatgttttgtaattttgttagCTGATTTGATCTTACCTTCACCGTAGGAGAAGGTTCATGATATTGTTCCTTCTTATTTGCATCTCTCCACAGTTTTAATTGCTCCTTCATCTCATCTCTCTCATCGTGAGTTTTTGTCTCTCTCACAGGCTTGGATTTgacattttcagattttttaggcTGTTGAGTGTTCTGACTGATCCAGCCACCAAACTCAGGAAATATACCCATTTTTACACACTGAAAATTTAGGCCCCAAAGAGATATGACGATGGAAAGAGTGTCTGAGATATAGATACCGGGACAAAGAGTTAATTGACTTACCGGGGGAAAGGTCAAcggtacaaatcatgtattgtATATACTATATGGTTTCAGGGACCTTAGAAAAAGTATAAGTTTAAATATAGacaacacatatatataactgAAAGAATAGAGAAGGTGAGTGTACCTTACGTTAACGTACCGCAGCGTAAAAATGAAACATATCAAGGCAGCTAAAGTCTCGTGACTTCTTTGTTGACGTACAAGTATTAATGTTGTCTCtgttggaatgaaaaacttTGTTGAGAATGAGAAAGTGTTTGAAGAGAGAAGTTACATAATATGGAAATATGCTAGTTACACAATAGAGTAAATATGGACTAGTTCGGAGTGGATATATACGAATATGTAAATATTCCGTAATAACTAAAGAGATATTTGTAAGttgttttttgtaaattatttctTCGAAAAAAGTCTCGAGGTTTTTAAAGAAGAAATTAGGTTTGATTTCTTTCAGATTCTCTCGTTGgccgacaaaaaaaagattctcTCGTCTCCAATACTCAATAGTAAGCACACCTGCCGTTCTTATTATTTTGCAGTTTAGGCAGTGAAACATGGACATGATCAGTCAATTGTCAGATGACTTGCTCATCCGAATACTATCACTTGTCCGGACGAAACATGTCATGGCCACATGTTGCTTGTCGAAAAGATGGCTGCTTCTTTGGAGCTTAGTTCCAAAACTTGATTATGATGATAGCAGTTACAGTGGTGAAAACTATGCGACCTTCACGCAGTTTGTTTAcaggtctttgatgtcaaacaagGCACCGGTTCTAGAGAGCTTGTCTCTCACTCTAGGTCCCAAGTGTCAAGCAGTAGATGTTGGGAGATGGATTGAAACTGCAGTCTGTCACCGTGTGCATGCGCTTATACTTAATTATACCCTTCCTTATGAAGAAGAGACCATGCTCAGTTTGCCGAGTAGCATCTATACATGTGAAACACTAGAAACCTTGAAACTAAGTGATTGCTTCAGTTTGGATGATATTCCTTTTTCTGTTTGTCTCCCGTCTCTGAAAACTTTGGAAATTATAAATGTGGAGGTTTCGTCTCTCACAAGGCTTTTATCCGGTTGTCCTAATCTTGACAGTCTTGTTGTGGACCAAGAGGATATAGACGTGGATATCGTGGTGCCTTCTCTGCGGAAATTGAACATGGTCAATTACACAGGAGGTCAAAAGGGTAGCGGATTTGTGATAGATGCTAGGTCTCTCGTGGGGTTGTACATTAAGGATGATGTCTTTAACGACTACCATCGAATTGAGTATATGCCTAAGTTAGAAAAGGCATATGTTGACATCACTTGTGGGGTACGTGACCACAAATTTCTGAAAGCTTTTACTTGTGCCCGCAAGCTTTCTCTATGTTTATCATTTTTAGAGGTACGTACcactatatatattaacagaatgttttctttcactttttattatatgttgttgttgctgttgtgTATAGGTTCTGTCTCCTCGCAGCATGATCTTCCACAATCTCGTTTATCTGACACTGAATACATGTGTTCTCGGTTGGTGGGATCTTGTCACTCATATGCTCCAAGATTCTCCCAAGCTAAGATTCCTCAAACTCCATGATGTACGCTTATGTTGcttaattaaattatgttttttttttgttacagccTAAGTTTCCCGATATGATTTGACCGTGTTAAACTGTGTTTGGGTCTTAGGAACATGATCTTTTGCTTACAAGTATAGAACCCC
The nucleotide sequence above comes from Brassica napus cultivar Da-Ae chromosome A9, Da-Ae, whole genome shotgun sequence. Encoded proteins:
- the LOC106412655 gene encoding uncharacterized protein LOC106412655 isoform X2; translation: MGIFPEFGGWISQNTQQPKKSENVKSKPVRETKTHDERDEMKEQLKLWRDANKKEQYHEPSPTVKVHTDHNIDSFSSIEMEFTLGLPPQAAYDVLTNQDNKTYSREINGRPLLTYNWKRRKGMDYMETFEVNYRVEPMYVDAERLCKHKKPKSREEYRKCSGGKGLIASKVKVNQAFRPSFPWNLPLLSSYFRRFTVETTKKVAEDFQTRAGDIRGF
- the LOC106412655 gene encoding uncharacterized protein LOC106412655 isoform X3 encodes the protein MGIFPEFGGWISQNTQQPKKSENVKSKPVRETKTHDERDEMKEQLKLWRDANKKEQYHEPSPTVKVHTDHNIDSFSSIEMEFTLGLPPQAAYDVLTNQDNKTYSREINGRPLLELSQYVYMSSKTQKNFRHITGKGEKEWTTWKRSRLTIEWSQCMLMQNACASTRSRRVEKNTENVVEEKD
- the LOC106414860 gene encoding F-box/FBD/LRR-repeat protein At4g26340, whose product is MDMISQLSDDLLIRILSLVRTKHVMATCCLSKRWLLLWSLVPKLDYDDSSYSGENYATFTQFVYRSLMSNKAPVLESLSLTLGPKCQAVDVGRWIETAVCHRVHALILNYTLPYEEETMLSLPSSIYTCETLETLKLSDCFSLDDIPFSVCLPSLKTLEIINVEVSSLTRLLSGCPNLDSLVVDQEDIDVDIVVPSLRKLNMVNYTGGQKGSGFVIDARSLVGLYIKDDVFNDYHRIEYMPKLEKAYVDITCGVRDHKFLKAFTCARKLSLCLSFLEVLSPRSMIFHNLVYLTLNTCVLGWWDLVTHMLQDSPKLRFLKLHDEHDLLLTSIEPPDCWKPPRSVPKCLLHTFEAFEWYGYKGRRGDVVMATYLIEHATWLKEATFFSEESDDKRDRMLEDFTSVAAPSPCFTFYWSWSSDQGMTYSGYLLRKNKLLGWCYWV